The Methylomicrobium lacus LW14 genome window below encodes:
- a CDS encoding DUF2971 domain-containing protein — MSKKIYKYIGPDVLEKAFAQDGICQFKCSYPQDFNDPYELFLTIDFNQKPEILAFYAETVGKVPQNATTCFSKSPSVIPMWAHYAHNHCGLVIEVDEEKIQERFPEVRFGDVDYQDEPHDYIIDHLHMAFGTMKPRHTYFLWQAVMSGAYYTKSACWSYEQERRLVSPSEYIDDSSGLMLFSIPIDCITAIILGAKATTDTRSAARQIIGACDCSGYQMVIGRSSAKPYFIDESGSTYIFDQGSISAAPHSCSVCKEPIAGMKKCGWCSIEDFHREIAADSNPMRVIGGAGFLDDYLAGMRRIDRGLSR, encoded by the coding sequence TTGAGCAAGAAAATCTACAAATACATTGGGCCAGACGTACTAGAAAAGGCTTTCGCACAGGATGGGATTTGCCAGTTTAAGTGCTCATATCCGCAAGATTTCAACGATCCGTACGAACTTTTCCTAACAATAGACTTCAATCAGAAACCGGAAATACTGGCCTTCTACGCCGAAACGGTAGGTAAGGTGCCACAAAACGCAACAACTTGTTTCTCCAAATCCCCGAGCGTAATTCCGATGTGGGCTCATTATGCTCATAACCACTGCGGTCTAGTGATAGAAGTAGACGAAGAAAAAATTCAAGAGAGGTTCCCTGAAGTTAGATTCGGAGACGTCGATTATCAAGATGAACCACATGATTACATAATTGATCACCTTCACATGGCCTTTGGCACCATGAAGCCTCGCCATACATATTTTCTCTGGCAGGCAGTTATGAGCGGCGCCTACTATACAAAAAGCGCTTGCTGGAGCTACGAACAAGAACGCCGATTAGTTTCACCTTCCGAATACATTGACGATAGCTCTGGCTTGATGCTGTTCTCTATTCCCATTGATTGTATAACGGCAATCATCTTGGGAGCGAAAGCAACAACCGATACTCGTTCAGCAGCACGGCAAATAATTGGCGCCTGTGATTGCAGCGGTTATCAAATGGTAATCGGCAGAAGTAGTGCAAAACCTTATTTCATTGATGAATCTGGATCTACATATATTTTCGACCAAGGTTCAATCAGCGCAGCGCCTCATTCGTGCTCAGTTTGTAAAGAACCAATTGCCGGGATGAAAAAGTGTGGATGGTGTTCTATTGAAGATTTTCATCGAGAAATCGCAGCAGATAGTAACCCTATGCGAGTGATAGGTGGCGCCGGTTTTCTGGATGACTATCTTGCAGGTATGAGGAGAATTGATAGAGGGTTGTCAAGATGA
- a CDS encoding (2Fe-2S)-binding protein, whose amino-acid sequence MSQYTLNVNNVPKTVDVADDTPLLWILRDHLHLVGTKFGCGIGQCGACTVHLDGVPTRACQTPVSSVGKSKITTIEGLSKNGDHPLQQAWQELDVPQCGYCQAGQIMTAVALLKKSPQPSDQEIDAALEGNLCRCGTYLRIRAGIHRAAEIAAGRNA is encoded by the coding sequence ATGAGTCAATACACGCTCAACGTAAACAATGTACCGAAAACGGTAGACGTCGCCGACGACACGCCGCTGTTGTGGATCTTGCGGGATCATCTGCATCTGGTCGGCACCAAATTCGGCTGCGGCATCGGCCAGTGCGGGGCCTGCACCGTGCATCTGGACGGGGTGCCGACACGGGCCTGCCAGACGCCGGTTTCGAGCGTCGGGAAAAGCAAAATCACCACGATCGAAGGCTTGTCCAAGAATGGTGACCATCCCTTGCAACAAGCCTGGCAGGAACTCGATGTGCCGCAGTGCGGCTACTGTCAGGCCGGTCAGATCATGACCGCGGTGGCGCTGCTGAAAAAATCGCCGCAGCCGTCCGATCAGGAAATCGATGCGGCGCTGGAAGGCAATCTGTGCCGCTGCGGGACTTATCTCAGGATTCGCGCGGGTATTCACCGCGCCGCCGAAATCGCGGCCGGGAGGAACGCATGA
- a CDS encoding efflux RND transporter periplasmic adaptor subunit, whose protein sequence is MSSQLSPAFALPPTANPRRTLNIAGKAGSALLLLLLGAGVFRYAVNQSAAESLALHTADSLQRSVIAVHPRPGEALRKLVLPASLKGYTETQVFARTNGYLKAWHKNIGDTVKKGDLLAEIDVPELEHELAQGRAAQAQVKARLELTRSTWERWRQLSETDGAPKQEVDEKRAAFLQAEADLAAATANVRRLENIENYRRVIAPFDGVITRRAVDVGSLIGAGTQELFALTQTDPLRLSVWVPQAYADDIEAGQTASVRPLGTQGQAISARIDHVAGALDPVTRSRQAEISLPNHDSQLLPGAYVEIAIDIAQKASPLLVPANALVMDKDGTHAVIVDGQGRIDLRQVKIGRDFGREVEILEGIAANDVLVASPSDLLTQGETVSVVEAEGKASEKLASRS, encoded by the coding sequence ATGTCTAGTCAACTTTCGCCCGCATTCGCCCTGCCGCCCACGGCCAATCCCCGGCGCACCCTGAACATCGCCGGCAAAGCCGGATCGGCACTCCTGTTGCTGCTACTCGGCGCCGGCGTCTTTCGCTACGCGGTGAATCAGAGCGCGGCGGAAAGCCTGGCTCTACACACCGCCGACAGCCTGCAACGCAGCGTGATCGCGGTGCATCCGCGTCCCGGCGAGGCCTTGCGCAAACTGGTATTGCCGGCTAGCCTGAAGGGCTATACCGAAACCCAGGTTTTCGCGCGCACCAACGGCTACCTGAAAGCCTGGCACAAGAACATCGGCGATACGGTCAAAAAGGGCGATCTGCTGGCCGAGATCGACGTGCCGGAACTGGAACACGAACTGGCGCAGGGCCGGGCCGCGCAGGCTCAGGTCAAGGCCCGCCTGGAGCTGACGCGCTCGACATGGGAACGCTGGCGGCAACTGAGCGAAACCGACGGCGCGCCGAAGCAGGAGGTCGACGAAAAACGCGCCGCCTTCCTGCAGGCGGAAGCCGACCTGGCCGCCGCTACGGCGAATGTCAGACGCCTGGAAAACATCGAAAACTACCGCCGCGTGATCGCGCCGTTCGATGGCGTGATTACTCGCCGCGCGGTCGACGTCGGCAGCCTGATCGGCGCCGGCACCCAGGAATTGTTCGCGCTGACCCAGACCGACCCGCTGCGCCTGAGCGTCTGGGTGCCGCAGGCCTATGCCGACGACATCGAGGCCGGCCAGACCGCGTCGGTGCGCCCGCTCGGAACGCAAGGCCAGGCTATCAGCGCCCGCATCGATCATGTCGCCGGCGCCTTGGATCCTGTCACGCGCTCCCGGCAAGCCGAGATCAGCCTGCCGAATCACGACAGTCAGTTGCTGCCGGGCGCCTATGTCGAAATCGCGATCGACATTGCGCAGAAGGCAAGCCCGCTGCTGGTGCCGGCCAATGCGCTGGTGATGGACAAGGACGGCACGCACGCGGTCATCGTCGATGGCCAAGGCCGGATCGACCTGCGCCAGGTAAAAATAGGCCGCGATTTCGGCCGCGAGGTCGAGATTCTGGAAGGCATCGCCGCGAACGACGTGCTGGTCGCAAGCCCTTCGGATCTATTGACCCAGGGCGAGACGGTCAGCGTCGTGGAGGCCGAGGGCAAGGCGAGCGAGAAGCTGGCGTCCAGATCGTGA
- a CDS encoding superoxide dismutase, with translation MSTNNSRRDFLSIATAGAALALLEPEQALAASETKSALVTTLPDAFSTEHAAKPLSFDPAKLDGLSEKLIRSHWENNYGGSVKALNAVKKKLASFREDADLPAFVYNDLKREHLLRTGSVVLHELYFSNLGSTAKPEAALRNLIGSAFGSFETWEKEFRRIGAGLSGGSGWVTLGLNLHTGLLENYWQWDHLHAPAATMPILVLDMYEHSYQMDYGAAAPAYLDAFFRNIHWESVASRLNTALKLLALARQST, from the coding sequence ATGAGTACCAATAATTCCCGTCGCGATTTTCTGAGCATCGCCACAGCAGGAGCGGCATTGGCGCTGCTGGAACCGGAACAGGCTCTGGCAGCCTCCGAAACGAAATCAGCCCTCGTTACGACCTTGCCGGATGCGTTCAGCACGGAACATGCAGCCAAACCCTTGAGCTTCGACCCTGCCAAACTGGACGGCCTATCCGAGAAGCTGATCCGCTCGCATTGGGAAAACAATTACGGCGGCTCGGTCAAGGCTCTGAATGCGGTCAAGAAAAAACTGGCGTCCTTCCGTGAAGATGCGGACCTTCCGGCTTTCGTTTACAACGATTTGAAACGAGAACATTTACTGCGCACCGGTTCGGTAGTGTTACACGAGCTGTATTTCAGCAATTTGGGAAGCACCGCAAAGCCGGAAGCTGCCTTACGCAATTTGATCGGCTCGGCCTTCGGCTCCTTCGAGACCTGGGAAAAAGAATTCAGACGCATCGGCGCCGGGCTCAGCGGCGGCTCCGGCTGGGTCACGCTAGGCCTGAATCTGCACACCGGTCTGCTCGAAAATTACTGGCAGTGGGATCATCTGCACGCACCCGCAGCGACCATGCCGATTCTGGTGCTGGATATGTACGAACATTCGTACCAAATGGACTACGGCGCCGCGGCGCCGGCTTACCTGGATGCCTTCTTCCGCAACATCCATTGGGAATCGGTCGCCTCCCGCCTGAATACCGCCTTGAAATTACTGGCACTTGCCCGGCAATCAACGTAG
- a CDS encoding efflux RND transporter permease subunit, with protein MWIVQIALRRPYTFVVAALLILLSTPYVLRKMPTDIFPTIDIPVVAMLWQYNGMPAKEIADRLTGSVERSMSLIDGIEHSESLSYAGAAVIKVFFHPDTDIRTAIAQVMSSSNSVYRSLPTNVAPPQVIQYSASDLPLVQLGISSSTVPETEVNDLTNNIVRTELQSKRGVAVTNPFGSKSRQITVDTDVPALLARGLTPTDLSDALAEQNLILPTGTIKIGSTEYDVTLNGAIAAIPRLGELPVRTDHGATTLIRDVAIVRDGPAPTTTIARQNGERGILNSVFKIGNVSTLEVVEHVRQAIPKMLELMPEGINMRLMFDQSLFVKAAIGNVLHEALIAAALTAAMLLLFLGNWRTTCIIAVSIPLAIMVSLIMLYLIGETINLMTMGGLALAVGILVDDATVEIENIERQMLLGKNPQQAILDGAAEIAMPAFVSTLCICIVFVPMFFLTGVARSLFVPMAEAVVFAMLASYILSRTLVPTLVMYVMAGHHGRLDAPPGNALARAFKSLHHAFEHGFESFRGHYVVLASHLLNHRRRYGTAILGFCLLSLGLTPLLGRDLFPAVDAGQIRLHVRAASGTRIEEMPQQIDAVEAFIRKSIPSQELSDMLDIIGGPYSTRNTLFGNSGTVETADTEIMISLTPGRHAPSGDYIKALRAELPRRFPALEFFFQPADQVSQTLNFGVPAPIDVQFIGGKPDDVIPQVRMFQNRLRQIPGIVDAHVYQRMNRPALDLEMNRQQLQQLGLSARDVAQNLLLTLSGSMQTAPSYWLNPANGNTVNIGVMGNPLTLDSLDALLRTPVGGGSDGQPQLLGNLVKLKRSQLPAMVTHYNSNNVFNIYASVEGRDLGSISNDIDKLIEESRTALPRGVELTVRGQIETLNGSFIGLASGLAVAIVLLYLLLVVNFQSWLDPLIIVSALPAALAGIAWTLYLTGTTLSIPALTGSIMAMGVVTANSILLVSFARSRLSAGVPPTTAALEAAATRLRPVLMTAFAMIVGMLPMAIGWGEGAEQNAPLGRAVIGGLTFATASTLLFVPIVFVAMHQWLQSVHPKHIPI; from the coding sequence ATGTGGATCGTTCAAATCGCCCTCCGCCGCCCCTATACCTTCGTGGTGGCGGCCCTGCTGATTCTTTTGTCCACGCCTTATGTCTTGCGCAAGATGCCGACCGACATTTTTCCGACGATCGACATTCCGGTCGTCGCGATGCTGTGGCAATACAACGGCATGCCCGCCAAGGAAATCGCCGACCGACTGACCGGCTCGGTCGAACGCTCGATGAGCCTGATCGACGGCATCGAGCACAGCGAATCGCTGTCTTACGCCGGCGCGGCGGTGATCAAGGTGTTTTTCCATCCGGACACCGACATCCGTACCGCGATCGCGCAGGTGATGTCCAGCAGCAACTCGGTCTATCGCTCGCTGCCGACCAATGTCGCGCCGCCGCAGGTGATCCAGTATTCGGCCTCCGACCTGCCGCTGGTGCAGCTCGGCATCTCCAGCAGCACGGTGCCGGAAACGGAGGTGAACGACCTGACCAACAACATCGTCCGCACTGAGCTGCAATCCAAGCGCGGCGTCGCGGTGACCAATCCGTTCGGCTCGAAGAGCCGGCAGATCACCGTCGATACAGACGTGCCGGCCCTGCTGGCCCGCGGCCTGACGCCGACCGACCTGTCGGATGCGCTGGCCGAACAAAACCTGATCCTGCCGACCGGCACGATCAAGATCGGCTCGACCGAATACGACGTGACATTGAACGGCGCGATCGCGGCGATTCCGCGCCTCGGCGAGCTTCCAGTGCGTACCGATCACGGCGCGACGACCCTGATCCGCGATGTCGCGATCGTCCGCGACGGCCCCGCGCCGACCACGACGATAGCCCGCCAGAACGGCGAGCGCGGCATACTCAATTCTGTCTTCAAGATCGGCAATGTTTCCACGCTGGAAGTGGTCGAGCACGTCCGGCAAGCGATTCCGAAAATGCTGGAGCTGATGCCGGAAGGCATCAACATGCGACTGATGTTCGACCAATCGCTGTTCGTGAAGGCGGCGATCGGCAACGTGCTGCACGAGGCGCTGATCGCGGCCGCCCTGACCGCGGCGATGTTGCTCCTGTTTCTCGGCAACTGGCGCACCACCTGCATCATCGCGGTCTCGATTCCGCTGGCGATCATGGTCTCGCTGATCATGCTGTATCTGATCGGCGAAACGATCAATCTGATGACGATGGGCGGGCTCGCGCTGGCGGTCGGCATCCTGGTCGACGACGCGACCGTCGAGATCGAGAACATCGAACGGCAGATGCTGCTGGGCAAAAATCCGCAGCAAGCGATTCTGGACGGCGCCGCCGAAATCGCGATGCCGGCCTTCGTCTCGACCCTGTGCATCTGCATCGTGTTCGTGCCGATGTTCTTCCTGACCGGCGTCGCGCGCAGCCTGTTCGTGCCGATGGCCGAGGCGGTGGTGTTCGCGATGCTGGCCTCCTATATTTTGTCGCGCACGCTGGTGCCCACCCTGGTGATGTATGTGATGGCCGGCCATCACGGCCGTCTTGACGCGCCGCCGGGCAATGCGCTGGCGCGCGCTTTCAAGAGTCTGCACCATGCCTTCGAGCACGGTTTCGAAAGCTTCCGCGGCCATTACGTGGTGCTGGCCAGCCACCTGCTGAACCATCGGCGGCGTTACGGCACGGCGATCCTGGGCTTCTGTCTGTTGTCGCTGGGCCTCACGCCGCTGCTGGGACGGGACCTGTTTCCGGCGGTGGATGCCGGCCAGATCAGGCTGCACGTGCGCGCGGCATCGGGCACCCGGATCGAGGAGATGCCGCAGCAAATCGACGCGGTGGAGGCCTTTATCCGCAAAAGCATTCCGAGCCAGGAACTCAGCGACATGCTGGACATCATCGGCGGCCCGTACAGTACCCGCAACACATTGTTCGGCAACTCCGGCACGGTCGAGACCGCCGACACCGAGATCATGATTTCGCTGACGCCGGGCCGGCATGCGCCGAGCGGCGACTACATCAAGGCCCTGCGCGCAGAGTTGCCGCGCCGCTTCCCTGCCCTGGAGTTCTTTTTCCAGCCGGCCGACCAGGTCAGCCAGACCTTGAATTTCGGCGTGCCGGCGCCGATCGACGTGCAGTTCATCGGCGGCAAGCCTGACGACGTGATACCGCAGGTGCGGATGTTTCAGAACCGGCTGCGCCAAATCCCCGGCATCGTCGATGCGCATGTTTACCAGCGCATGAACCGCCCAGCCCTCGATTTGGAAATGAATCGCCAGCAACTGCAACAGCTCGGCCTGTCGGCGCGCGACGTGGCGCAAAACCTGCTATTGACCCTGAGCGGCAGCATGCAGACCGCGCCCTCCTACTGGCTGAATCCGGCCAACGGCAACACCGTCAACATCGGCGTGATGGGCAATCCCTTGACGCTGGACAGCCTGGACGCTCTGCTGCGCACCCCGGTCGGCGGCGGCAGCGACGGCCAGCCGCAACTGCTCGGCAATCTGGTCAAACTGAAACGCTCGCAACTGCCGGCCATGGTGACCCATTACAACTCGAACAATGTCTTCAATATCTACGCCAGCGTCGAGGGACGCGACCTCGGCTCGATCAGCAACGACATCGATAAACTGATCGAAGAAAGCCGGACTGCCCTGCCCCGCGGCGTCGAATTGACGGTGCGCGGCCAGATCGAAACGCTGAACGGCTCCTTCATCGGCCTGGCCTCAGGCCTTGCGGTGGCGATCGTGCTGCTGTATCTGTTGCTGGTGGTGAACTTCCAGTCCTGGCTCGACCCGTTGATCATCGTCAGCGCCTTGCCGGCCGCCTTGGCCGGCATCGCCTGGACCCTGTACCTGACCGGCACGACGCTCAGCATACCGGCACTGACCGGCAGTATCATGGCGATGGGGGTAGTGACCGCCAACAGCATCCTGCTGGTGTCGTTCGCCCGCAGCCGGCTGAGCGCCGGAGTGCCGCCGACGACGGCCGCCCTGGAAGCCGCCGCGACCCGGCTGCGCCCGGTGCTGATGACCGCCTTTGCGATGATCGTCGGCATGCTGCCGATGGCTATCGGATGGGGCGAAGGCGCCGAGCAGAACGCGCCTTTAGGCCGCGCGGTGATCGGCGGCCTGACCTTTGCGACCGCCTCTACGCTGCTGTTCGTGCCGATCGTATTCGTCGCGATGCATCAATGGCTGCAATCTGTCCATCCGAAACACATACCCATTTAA
- a CDS encoding xanthine dehydrogenase family protein molybdopterin-binding subunit codes for MSSNAPKNPSRRDFLRTSALAGGGLVLGFYVNTADSAAKRVAKPSKAQALAEFKPNAFIRIAPNGTVTLVSKQPEIGQGIKTSLPMVIAEELEVDWKDVVIVQGDLDPIYGSQSAGGSRSTPTNYEEFHRLGATARTMLIQAAALAWKLPVDQLLAKDSAVHHPATGRSLGYGKLAAKAASLPVPAASEVRLKDPRDFKLLGTRIGGVDNPGIVTGKPLFGIDVSLPGLLYATYVKSLVFAGKVVSANLDEVKALPGVRDAFVIEGTSNLKGLLPGVAIVADSTWAAFSARKHLKVVWDEGKTAAESWKGFAAKADALAKQPGSEVLRNDGNVATALEKAAKTVEAAYSYPFISHVSIEPQNATAWYQDGAVEIWAPTQNPEAGQKIVTETLGIPKEKITLNITRSGGGFGRRLIPDYLIEAVAIAQKVAAPVKLTWTREDDLQHDQYRAGGFHFLRGGVDTSGKLIAWHDHFVTFEHIVFKDGQPKLEVGSGANLSGDEFPGRWVENCRIEQTPLECGIPMGPWRAPRSNVLAWVFHSFIDELAHAAGRDPLAFRLEILGDKGFLEGTGEQGIPYDVNRMKHVLQHVAEKADWGKKTYARGQGQGIAFHFSHRGYIAQVAEVTVSKDGKLKVDRVVVATDIGAQIVNLSGAENQVQGSVIDGLGALMYQELDIDKGRIVQSNFGDYPMIRIGDAPTQVDVHFLKTDYPVTGLGEPALPPLAPAVCNAIFAATGIRVRQLPLSRTDLSWS; via the coding sequence ATGAGCTCGAATGCGCCGAAAAATCCATCCCGCCGCGACTTTCTGCGCACTTCCGCATTGGCCGGAGGCGGCCTGGTGCTGGGGTTTTATGTCAATACGGCGGATAGCGCCGCGAAACGGGTCGCCAAGCCTTCCAAGGCACAGGCCTTGGCCGAGTTCAAGCCCAATGCCTTCATCCGTATCGCGCCGAACGGCACGGTCACGCTGGTCAGCAAGCAGCCGGAGATCGGCCAGGGCATCAAGACCTCGCTGCCGATGGTGATCGCCGAGGAACTGGAAGTGGACTGGAAGGACGTGGTGATCGTGCAGGGCGATCTCGACCCGATCTACGGCAGCCAAAGCGCCGGCGGTTCGCGCTCGACGCCGACCAATTACGAAGAATTCCACCGTCTCGGTGCGACCGCGCGCACGATGCTGATCCAGGCCGCCGCGCTGGCCTGGAAGCTTCCTGTCGACCAGTTGCTGGCCAAGGACAGTGCCGTACATCATCCGGCCACAGGACGCAGCCTCGGTTACGGCAAGCTGGCCGCCAAGGCCGCGAGCTTGCCGGTGCCCGCAGCCAGCGAAGTGCGCCTGAAGGACCCGCGCGATTTTAAACTGCTGGGCACGCGTATCGGCGGGGTCGACAATCCCGGCATAGTGACCGGAAAGCCCTTGTTCGGCATCGACGTGAGCCTGCCCGGTTTGCTCTATGCGACCTACGTCAAGTCGCTGGTTTTCGCCGGCAAGGTGGTCAGCGCGAACCTCGACGAAGTCAAGGCCTTGCCCGGCGTGCGCGATGCGTTCGTGATCGAGGGAACCAGTAACCTGAAAGGCCTGCTGCCCGGCGTCGCGATCGTCGCCGATTCGACCTGGGCCGCCTTCAGTGCGCGGAAACACCTGAAGGTCGTCTGGGACGAAGGCAAGACTGCGGCGGAAAGCTGGAAGGGCTTCGCGGCCAAGGCCGATGCCTTGGCGAAACAGCCGGGCAGCGAGGTGCTGCGCAATGACGGCAACGTGGCAACCGCGCTGGAGAAAGCCGCGAAAACGGTCGAGGCGGCCTACAGTTACCCCTTCATCTCGCATGTGAGCATCGAGCCGCAGAACGCCACCGCCTGGTACCAGGACGGCGCCGTCGAAATCTGGGCGCCGACCCAGAACCCCGAGGCCGGGCAAAAGATCGTGACCGAAACGCTCGGCATCCCGAAGGAAAAGATCACCCTGAACATCACCCGCAGCGGCGGCGGTTTCGGCCGCCGGCTGATTCCGGACTATCTGATCGAAGCGGTGGCGATCGCCCAGAAGGTCGCGGCGCCGGTCAAGCTGACCTGGACTCGCGAAGACGACCTGCAACACGACCAGTACCGTGCCGGCGGTTTTCACTTTTTGCGCGGCGGCGTGGACACGAGCGGCAAGCTGATCGCCTGGCATGACCATTTCGTGACCTTTGAGCACATCGTGTTCAAGGACGGCCAGCCGAAGCTCGAAGTGGGCAGCGGCGCCAATCTGTCCGGCGACGAGTTTCCGGGGCGCTGGGTCGAAAACTGCCGGATCGAGCAAACGCCGCTCGAATGCGGCATCCCGATGGGGCCGTGGCGGGCGCCGCGCAGCAATGTGCTGGCCTGGGTGTTCCACAGTTTCATCGACGAGCTGGCGCATGCGGCCGGCCGCGACCCCTTGGCGTTTCGCCTCGAAATCCTCGGCGACAAGGGTTTTCTGGAAGGCACCGGCGAGCAGGGCATTCCCTACGATGTGAACCGGATGAAGCATGTGCTGCAGCATGTGGCCGAAAAAGCCGACTGGGGCAAGAAAACCTATGCGCGCGGCCAGGGGCAGGGCATCGCCTTCCATTTCAGCCATCGCGGCTATATCGCGCAGGTGGCCGAGGTGACCGTGTCGAAGGATGGCAAGCTGAAGGTCGATCGCGTGGTCGTAGCGACCGACATCGGCGCGCAAATCGTGAACCTCAGCGGCGCGGAAAATCAGGTGCAGGGTTCGGTGATTGACGGCCTTGGCGCACTGATGTATCAGGAACTGGATATCGACAAGGGGCGCATCGTGCAGAGCAATTTCGGCGATTACCCGATGATAAGGATCGGCGATGCGCCGACCCAGGTCGATGTGCATTTCCTGAAAACCGATTACCCGGTGACCGGTCTCGGCGAACCGGCGCTGCCGCCGTTGGCGCCGGCCGTCTGCAATGCGATCTTCGCGGCCACCGGAATCCGGGTGCGGCAACTGCCGTTGTCCAGAACCGATTTGAGCTGGAGCTAG
- a CDS encoding IS110 family transposase has translation MANDHTNTDNVVKVLGIDLAKQSFHLYGVDVAGQRVINKTLSRKQLAAFVANLPPCLIGLEACGGAHHWARRFSAFGHTVRMMAPQFVKPYVKSNKNDAVDAEAICEAVQRPNMRFVPTKGIEQQDIQSLHRVRSQLVSRRTAQANQVRGLLLEYGLVIPKGIHHVRKALPALLEDSENALSALFRELLNELYDEMGYLDQRIATLERKLAAISAQHEDCQRLMTIPGVGLLTATALLAAIGDISVFKSGRELAAWLGLVPRQHSTGGKPTLLGISKRGDAYLRTLLIHGGRSVSRVAHKHEDKHHLWISDIKRRRGENISNVAVANKNARIAWALLTKKENYRAAA, from the coding sequence ATGGCAAACGATCATACAAACACCGACAATGTCGTCAAAGTATTGGGCATTGATTTGGCTAAACAAAGCTTCCATTTATACGGTGTCGATGTTGCCGGGCAGCGCGTCATCAACAAAACGCTCAGTCGCAAGCAACTGGCCGCTTTCGTGGCCAATCTGCCCCCTTGTCTGATTGGGCTGGAAGCGTGTGGCGGAGCCCACCATTGGGCGCGCCGTTTTAGCGCGTTCGGCCATACGGTGCGCATGATGGCGCCGCAGTTCGTCAAGCCCTACGTCAAATCGAACAAAAATGACGCGGTCGATGCAGAAGCCATTTGCGAGGCGGTACAACGCCCCAACATGCGTTTTGTGCCGACCAAGGGGATCGAACAACAAGACATTCAAAGCCTACATCGGGTGCGTAGCCAGCTGGTGTCCCGGCGCACCGCGCAAGCCAATCAGGTGCGCGGTCTATTATTGGAATACGGCCTGGTGATCCCGAAAGGCATTCATCATGTCAGGAAAGCCTTGCCGGCGCTTCTGGAAGATTCGGAGAATGCCTTATCCGCCTTATTCCGGGAATTGCTCAATGAACTTTATGATGAAATGGGGTATTTGGATCAACGCATTGCGACGCTTGAACGGAAATTAGCGGCCATCAGCGCTCAGCATGAAGACTGCCAACGGTTGATGACGATTCCGGGCGTGGGGCTACTAACCGCGACCGCGCTGCTCGCGGCCATCGGCGACATTAGCGTCTTTAAAAGCGGTCGGGAACTGGCAGCCTGGTTAGGGTTGGTGCCCCGGCAGCATTCCACCGGCGGCAAGCCGACGCTATTAGGCATCAGTAAGCGTGGCGATGCCTATTTGCGGACGTTGCTGATTCACGGCGGGCGCTCGGTTTCGCGGGTGGCACACAAGCACGAGGACAAGCATCATCTCTGGATCAGCGACATCAAGCGTCGACGCGGCGAAAATATTTCCAATGTCGCGGTGGCCAACAAGAATGCCCGCATTGCCTGGGCATTGCTGACCAAGAAAGAAAATTATCGGGCGGCAGCATGA